AAAGCAAACTGCAGTGCTCCTGCTAGAAACCTTGGGAAGGGTGACCTAGGTGCAGTTATTTTTGGGTGCAAGAATTACACAATACATGAATGCTATACAAAAAAGTTGTTTGGTAAGTTGAATTACACCCCTGTatataagtaaaatctacttttaaaattgtttcgatagattgaaaattatttttgagtCCTTCACAGGCCTTCCAGCTCCTCATCATGCATATGTGAAGAATATCACCCGTGGACTAGTACTCTTCTTGTTCAATTATAGTGATAGAACGCTTCACGGTATATTTGAGGCTGTTACGCCTGGACAAATGAACATCGATCGTCATGCGTGGACTGAAGATGGTGCAGACACACCTTACCCTGCACAGGTACATGACAATGCTGTAATACATAATTTAGTTTAATAAATCTGTTTTGTGGAATGAAATAGTTTCGGTGTCTTTTTACTTCTTTTATTAATGAGGTAGATGTTCATAGTATCATGGATTTGATTTTTACTGGCATATCTCTTGTTAAAGGTTAAGGTTTGTCTTAAGAAGCACTGCTGCACATTGACAGAGGATCAGTTTAGACCAATAATAGCAAGTAACTACTATGAACAAAGCCTTTTCTGGTTTGAACTGGATCGTAGTCAAACTAGCAAGTTAGTCTCATTGTTTAATTCTTTGCCTTGTGATGCGGATGCTTTTACATTACAAAGTAGACCAAAGTGGAACCCTTCTTTCGATCCATTACCTGCTTCCGACACAAGACAAGGGGTATCAGGTATTTCGACTAACAAGGAGGTTGTTACTGATGCAAACACTACAGTTCCACCCAAGACGAAGACTTCTGTATTCAATAGTTCATCTCACACTGATGGCATGCAGAGAGCTGATGCAAGCACTTCCATTGGGCAGAAAACGTGGACTTCGTTAttcaaaagttcatctcttagTGATGGTATACCTAGAGATGATGCAAGCACTTCACTTGAGCAGAAAACATGGAGTTCATTATTCAGAACTCCATCTGATAGTGATGGTTTGGAGAAGGATGAAAGTTTTTGGACTGAAGCTTCAGAATCTTACTATCGTTTGGATGACTCCCGAAAGTGCTTAAAGTCTTCTTGTGGTTTACCTTGTTCCAACAAGGAGAGCAGAGAAAGTGAGAGAGATGCGTTGAACAGTCGACAGTTTTCTGAAGATGTTGATGACTGGGAGACAAATTGGGAGAACCCTCCCTCTCTTCCCTTGCCTGTTTCTGATACACAGGGGGTAGAGTTAGATGCTAGCCATTGTTATGATATGGGCAACTCGGAGTCAGATTGGGAGAACCGATCTTTAGTGAAAGAGGTTTCCAAAATTAGTTTGAACGACAACATACTTACTGGTGTAGCACGAAATGAAGATGTAAGTTTTGGTCATGTCAATTCTGACACAAACACTCATCATTCAGAGGAGTTAAATGTGGCAGTGGGGTTTAGACCTcatgatgaaaatgaagatgaaactCAGTCTTCTGAATCTTTTGATTTTAGTGCTGTGGTAAGCGAGATGATTTTAGAGGAAAATAATGAGATTGACGCTACTCGTACTGGACCTCCTATAGAGAATGTGTTTTCTCCGGTGGCAGATAGAATACCATCAACAAACTCCTTCGACATTCAGTCTGTGGTGGCTATGGTAAATGATTAAGTTTTGTGATTATAGCCACTTTTGTTTCTGTAAAACTAGTATGCCTTCAATATGTGCTTTTCTTACCTGATTAAATTCTTGTGGCATCTTTTTGAAGTTAATGAAAGAAATTGAAGGACTGAGGGGATTTCAATTGCAACAACACATGCAAATCAATTATCTTGAAAAAGAGCTGGTACTATCTTTCATCCTAATCAGTTTTATCTTTTTAGTTGCATGTTTCCTTCTGCTGCAACTACCTTTTATTGTTTCTCATTAATTTGAAAAAAATGCAATATTTAATTGTTTCATTTCAAACTTGTCTATAAAATTGTAGTACACTGCAGTAATATCCAAAGattatataaacacatatatgcagtaatataataactcagaataattttaagattttaaaatcttCAACGTAGACATTAATACTATGAAACTGTTGCAACTAAAGTGTATGTAATGTATACGAGTTTTTAACAGAACATTTAAGGCCCTACAGCTTGGTTTTTGAATCACATAGTTGACTTTATTACACTTTCTCAATTTTTTGATGGCCTAAAGAAAGCTGTATAGCAAAACCTCAGTGATAAACTAAAGCAGATAGCTTGAGTTATTTTCTTTCTCAATTAATTGATTCTTCATTATTTAGTGAAAACTCTATATTTATCATAGAATTACCTTCTCAGGTTGATTCAAAAAGACACATCGCACTACTGAAAGATAGATGCAATATGTTGGAATCTGGAAGATTTTCTTCTGTTGTTAATTTGGGGGATGAGTATGAATGGTTTGACAAATCCACTCCAGATACAGACAAGACTATTCTTATAGTGGGGGGATTTGATGGTACTGCTTGGTTGGCAGATCTGAATTCCTACTGTCCTTCTCGCGATACAATGGGATCTCTTTGTCCCATGCCCACTCGGCGATCCTATGCTTCGGCAGTAAAGTTAGGTGGGGAAGTTTTTGTACTTGGTGGTATTGACGGTGACGTTTGGTACGACACAGGTATTTTTTGTAAAGCTCAATATGTTTGTGTTAATGCCGATTTTTGTCATAGACGAGATATCACAATCAAGAATATTTTATAGAGCTATGTAAAAATAAAGTATATCTATGGCTGTTTAGGGAGGAGAGGAGGGTTTTAGGGATTTTAGAGAAAATTCTAGAAAATTGAGGATCGTATCCTTCTCTGGATGCCTACGTATCCTTATTTATAAAGAAAAAATTAACTTGACGTAGTTTACTAGGGTCCACTACATTTTTAGTGTAGAACTCTAATTAGGTCAATACTCATATTCTTCTTTAGGAGTCACCTTATTGTAGTGAGATTTTCGTACATAATACTCCTTATCAGTGGTTTTTTTGTGTGCAAAGTAATAATAGACTTGTTGGGCCACTTGTATTATTGACCAATACCCATACAAGGTCTCAAATTTATATCTTGTACCAATAGTTTAGATAATTCTTGATATTTTTTATTCACATggtaaaattttaataattattgtTTCGCAGTTGAGTCATACAATCTAATAAGTGACCGGTGGGTGAGTCAACCGTCACTTAATAGGAAGAAAGGGAGCCTAGCTGGAGTAAATTTAAGTGAGAAGATTTTTGCAATTGGTGGTGGAAACGGAATTGATTGTCTTTCAGAGGTTGAGATGTATGATCCTATCATTGGAAGGTGGATATTAATGCAACCAATGCAGTACAAGGTAATTTGGTTTTGAATTagatttctttttttttttggaAATACTAGTTAGGTAAACATAAATTGCAATAgcttttttataaaaaatatctTAATGAAATAACCATTAGTATTAATCACTATATTATATACttgtaaataaaaataaaagaaaattgttAAATATTTTATGGAATTATATTTAATTTAGCGTGTTTTATAGTATAAGATCTTGTTGGACTATCGTCTGAAATCTTAGATGTGCTGGTGATTTATTATGGTATCAGAGAGAGCTCGATTTAGGGAGTGACCGGGGTCGCCGCACCCCGTTAATAGAATTTAATATGTGTACAGACCGGTTACTAAATATATCATAatgatatatttat
This genomic interval from Apium graveolens cultivar Ventura chromosome 8, ASM990537v1, whole genome shotgun sequence contains the following:
- the LOC141678697 gene encoding uncharacterized protein LOC141678697 isoform X1; translation: MARGKKSKKASLNQKSQPFIKANCSAPARNLGKGDLGAVIFGCKNYTIHECYTKKLFGLPAPHHAYVKNITRGLVLFLFNYSDRTLHGIFEAVTPGQMNIDRHAWTEDGADTPYPAQVKVCLKKHCCTLTEDQFRPIIASNYYEQSLFWFELDRSQTSKLVSLFNSLPCDADAFTLQSRPKWNPSFDPLPASDTRQGVSGISTNKEVVTDANTTVPPKTKTSVFNSSSHTDGMQRADASTSIGQKTWTSLFKSSSLSDGIPRDDASTSLEQKTWSSLFRTPSDSDGLEKDESFWTEASESYYRLDDSRKCLKSSCGLPCSNKESRESERDALNSRQFSEDVDDWETNWENPPSLPLPVSDTQGVELDASHCYDMGNSESDWENRSLVKEVSKISLNDNILTGVARNEDVSFGHVNSDTNTHHSEELNVAVGFRPHDENEDETQSSESFDFSAVVSEMILEENNEIDATRTGPPIENVFSPVADRIPSTNSFDIQSVVAMLMKEIEGLRGFQLQQHMQINYLEKELVDSKRHIALLKDRCNMLESGRFSSVVNLGDEYEWFDKSTPDTDKTILIVGGFDGTAWLADLNSYCPSRDTMGSLCPMPTRRSYASAVKLGGEVFVLGGIDGDVWYDTVESYNLISDRWVSQPSLNRKKGSLAGVNLSEKIFAIGGGNGIDCLSEVEMYDPIIGRWILMQPMQYKRFAPAASKINNALYVTGGYDGTNYLSTVERFDPREHSWVTVGNMSTKRGGHSAAVLNGKLYTLGGCDGVRMHSTVEIFDPRMNSWTLGEPMNNSRGYSGAVVAGGRLYVIGGLKEKHEILETIECYKEGYGWEVTNLNALGKRCFFSALVI
- the LOC141678697 gene encoding uncharacterized protein LOC141678697 isoform X2, which translates into the protein MARGKKSKKASLNQKSQPFIKANCSAPARNLGKGDLGAVIFGCKNYTIHECYTKKLFGLPAPHHAYVKNITRGLVLFLFNYSDRTLHGIFEAVTPGQMNIDRHAWTEDGADTPYPAQVKVCLKKHCCTLTEDQFRPIIASNYYEQSLFWFELDRSQTSKLVSLFNSLPCDADAFTLQSRPKWNPSFDPLPASDTRQGVSGISTNKEVVTDANTTVPPKTKTSVFNSSSHTDGMQRADASTSIGQKTWTSLFKSSSLSDGIPRDDASTSLEQKTWSSLFRTPSDSDGLEKDESFWTEASESYYRLDDSRKCLKSSCGLPCSNKESRESERDALNSRQFSEDVDDWETNWENPPSLPLPVSDTQGVELDASHCYDMGNSESDWENRSLVKEVSKISLNDNILTGVARNEDVSFGHVNSDTNTHHSEELNVAVGFRPHDENEDETQSSESFDFSAVVSEMILEENNEIDATRTGPPIENVFSPVADRIPSTNSFDIQSVVAMLMKEIEGLRGFQLQQHMQINYLEKELVDSKRHIALLKDRCNMLESGRFSSVVNLGDEYEWFDKSTPDTDKTILIVGGFDGTAWLADLNSYCPSRDTMGSLCPMPTRRSYASAVKLGGEVFVLGGIDGDVWYDTVESYNLISDRWVSQPSLNRKKGSLAGVNLSEKIFAIGGGNGIDCLSEVEMYDPIIGRWILMQPMQYKRFAPAASKINNALYVTGGYDGTNYLRYTLGGCDGVRMHSTVEIFDPRMNSWTLGEPMNNSRGYSGAVVAGGRLYVIGGLKEKHEILETIECYKEGYGWEVTNLNALGKRCFFSALVI